From a single Eleginops maclovinus isolate JMC-PN-2008 ecotype Puerto Natales chromosome 2, JC_Emac_rtc_rv5, whole genome shotgun sequence genomic region:
- the LOC134880202 gene encoding LOW QUALITY PROTEIN: neuronal cell adhesion molecule-like (The sequence of the model RefSeq protein was modified relative to this genomic sequence to represent the inferred CDS: inserted 1 base in 1 codon): MMERRRMDAALLMLFLVHLTTALEVPLDLPQPPTITHQSPKDCIIDPRENIIIHCEAKGKPHPSFSWTRNGTHFDIDEDPYVTMKPHSGTMVVDISRAKAEHYESVYQCTARNKHGTAVSNNIVVQQSIAHSFLRELLPGSPLWSKEKNKAMVIQEGVSMVLPCRPPAGLPPPIIFWMDNNFQRLPQSSRVSQSLNGDLYFSNVLREDSRNDYICYARFPYTQTIQQKQPITVKVLKLDAINDTMEAFYNDTDLFSEEPADERKPTFLIPSGPSSSKMVLRGQVLEMECIAEGLPTPEVSWTKVSGDLPSKRTSFLHYQKTLRIVNVSESDAGDYRCTARNRLGSAHHTIHVTVKAAPYWISGAPRNLVLAPGENGVLTCRASGTPKPSVSWAMNGIPIENAPKDLSRKVEDDTIIFTDVQTGSSAVYQCNVSNDYGYLLSNAFVNVLSEPPRVLTPSNKVYQVIKNHPALIDCVSFGSPIPKITWFKDSSFSTLDGDPYIVHDNGTLEIHVAQARNSGKYTCVARNTLGNYENHVYLEVKEPTRILKQPEYKVVQRGRSVVFECKVKHDPSLIPTMTWLKDDGELPDDERLIVDSDSLAITDVTESDAGVYTCVMNTTLDHDSASAELTVVEATPTPAVVYERPDPPTDLELTDQKKRSVQLTWTPGDEHNSPIHKFLIQYEDVLHHRGLWHNLTEVLGSKTTAHLKLSPYMHYTFRVLAINAVDLSRPSFPSRMFKTEPAAPDENPTGVQGFGTEHDNLVISWTPLTGLQSNGPGLHYRVMWRQKLVDSDWTTVTVANNSKFVVSGTPTFVPYELRVQAVNEHGAAPEPPTAIGFSGEDLPVAAPENVQAVLLNSTLAKVHWDPVPXKLIRGHLKGYRVYYWRDRSLHKHNPHHAEKQILTFSGNHTHGMLPGLHPFSLYSFNVRLYNGKGEGPPSPTQQFETPEGVPGAPTSLLATNPNLDSLTLEWSPPHDRNGHITGYTLKYQPVNDSNELGPLEELALPANETSVTLFNLKYSTRYKFYLNAKTVSGAGPVISQEAVTIMDEALISQYEVDVGTGNTQTPHPIAPSPPRRPPHKAQPASPFKNISSSFGEDGTLISWEYWGPEKNVYVEYIVKNSEGEEEWQKELVNGSQNVMLKGLKGGLSYRVRLVAQGHHDQQLHHSEELVVSVPAVASRQVDIATQGWFIGLMCAIALLILILLIICFIQRNKGGKYPVKEKEDAHTDPEFQPMKDDDCTFGEYSDNEDHKPLKGSRTPSNGTVKRDDSDDSLVDYGEGGDGQFNEDGSFIGQYSGKSATRETAEGHESSEAPSPINAMNSLNSFV; the protein is encoded by the exons atgatggagaggaggaggatggacgCAGCGCTGCTGATGCTGTTCCTGGTGCACCTCACCACTGCGCTGGAGGTCCCACTAGACC TGCCACAGCCACCGACCATAACTCACCAATCCCCCAAGGATTGCATCATTGACCCACGAGAAAACATCATAATTCACTGCGAGGCCAAGGGGAAGCCTCACCCCAG TTTCTCCTGGACCAGAAATGGGACCCACTTTGACATTGACGAGGACCCCTACGTGACCATGAAGCCCCACTCTGGGACGATGGTGGTGGACATCAGCAGAGCAAAGGCAGAACATTACGAGTCTGTGTACCAGTGCACAGCGAGGAACAAACATGGAACTGCTGTTTCCAACAACATCGTCGTACAACAGTCCA TTGCACATTCCTTCTTAAGAGAACTCCTGCCAG GGTCCCCCTTGTGGTCGAAGGAGAAGAACAAGGCAATGGTCATTCAGGAGGGCGTGTCCATGGTGCTGCCGTGTCGACCCCCCGCTGGCCTCCCCCCTCCCATCATATTCTGGATGGACAATA ACTTCCAGAGGCTGCCTCAGAGCAGCAGGGTGTCCCAGTCCCTGAACGGAGACCTTTACTTCTCTAATGTACTCCGAGAGGATTCCCGGAACGACTACATCTGCTATGCCCGCTTCCCGTATACACAAACCATCCAGCAGAAACAACCCATCACCGTCAAGGTCCTCAAAC TGGATGCAATCAATGACACAATGGAAGCTTTTTACAATGACACTGATTTATTTAGTG aagAGCCAGCCGATGAGAGGAAGCCAACGTTCCTCATTCCATCTGGCCCCTCCAGCTCCAAGATGGTGTTGAGAGGACAGGTGTTGGAGATGGAATGCATTGCCGAAGGACT GCCCACCCCTGAAGTCTCCTGGACCAAAGTGAGCGGCGATCTCCCATCAAAGCGCACGTCTTTCCTGCACTACCAGAAAACCCTTCGCATTGTCAACGTGTCAGAATCGGACGCCGGAGATTACCGCTGCACCGCCAGGAATCGACTGGGCTCGGCGCACCACACCATCCATGTCACGGTCAAAG CTGCTCCATATTGGATCAGCGGCGCCCCGAGAAACCTCGTCCTCGCTCCGGGAGAGAACGGCGTGCTGACCTGCAGAGCCAGTGGCACGCCCAAGCCCTCCGTCAGCTGGGCCATGAACGGCATCCCCATAGAGA ATGCCCCTAAGGATCTCAGCAGAAAAGTGGAGGACGACACCATCATCTTCACCGATGTGCAGACCGGATCCAGCGCCGTCTACCAGTGCAATGTCTCCAACGACTACGGCTACCTCCTGTCCAACGCCTTTGTCAATGTGCTCT CGGAGCCGCCCAGAGTGCTGACACCATCCAACAAAGTCTACCAGGTCATCAAAAATCACCCGGCACTGATTGACTGCGTCTCCTTTGGGTCACCCATCCCTAAAATTACATG GTTCAAAGACAGTAGCTTCAGCACCCTGGATGGAGACCCCTACATCGTGCATGACAACGGGACTCTAGAGATTCACGTAGCTCAGGCCCGGAACAGTGGCAAATACACCTGCGTGGCCAGAAACACCCTCGGTAACTACGAGAATCACGTCTACCTGGAGGTCAAAG AGCCCACCCGGATCCTGAAGCAGCCGGAGTACAAAGTGGTCCAGAGGGGCAGGTCTGTGGTGTTTGAGTGTAAGGTGAAACACGACCCCTCGCTCATCCCCACCATGACCTGGCTCAAAGACGACGGAGAGCTGCCCGACGACGAAAG ATTAATCGTGGACTCTGACAGCCTCGCCATCACTGATGTGACAGAGAGCGATGCGGGGGTGTACACCTGCGTCATGAACACCACTCTGGATCATGATTCAGCCAGCGCTGAGCTCACTGTTGTCG AGGCCACGCCAACACCAGCTGTTGTCTACG AGCGACCCGACCCCCCGACTGACCTGGAGCTGACGGACCAGAAAAAGAGGAGTGTGCAGCTCACATGGACCCCTGGGGATGAACACAACAGTCCTATTCACA AATTTCTGATCCAGTATGAAGACGTGCTCCACCACCGAGGTCTCTGGCACAATCTCACCGAGGTCCTTGGGAGCAAGACGACGGCTCACCTCAAACTGTCTCCCTACATGCACTACACTTTCAGAGTTCTGGCCATAAACGCTGTGGATCTCAGCCGCCCCAGTTTTCCCTCCAGGATGTTTAAGACCGAGCCCGCAG CTCCAGACGAGAACCCGACAGGTGTGCAGGGATTTGGGACGGAACATGATAATCTTGTAATCTCATGGACG ccaCTGACAGGTCTGCAGTCTAACGGTCCGGGGCTTCACTACAGAGTGATGTGGAGGCAGAAGCTGGTGGACAGTGATTGGACTACAGTGACCGTGGCAAACAATTCCAAGTTTGTTGTGTCTGGAACGCCCACATTTGTTCCTTACGAGCTAAGAGTTCAGGCAGTGAATGAACACGGAGCTGCACCTGAGCCGCCAACAGCCATCGGCTTCTCGGGAGAGGACT TGCCGGTAGCAGCTCCAGAAAATGTGCAGGCCGTGCTGCTGAACAGCACTCTGGCTAAGGTGCACTGGGATCCCGTGC TCAAGTTAATACGTGGACATCTGAAAGGATACAGG GTATACTACTGGAGAGATCGCAGCCTCCACAAGCACAACCCCCATCACGCAGAGAAGCAGATCTTGACCTTCAGCGGGAACCACACCCACGGCATGCTGCCCGGCCTCCACCCCTTCAGCCTCTACTCATTCAATGTCAGGCTTTACAATGGCAAGGGTGAGGGTCCACCCAGCCCCACCCAGCAGTTTGAGACTCCTGAAGGAG TGCCGGGGGCTCCTACCTCCCTGTTGGCCACAAACCCCAACCTGGACTCTCTCACCCTTGAATGGAGTCCTCCTCATGACCGTAACGGACACATCACTGGCTACACCCTCAAATATCAGCCAG TCAATGACTCCAATGAGCTGGGCCCGTTGGAGGAGCTGGCCCTGCCCGCCAACGAGACATCAGTCACTTTGTTCAACCTCAAGTACAGCACGCGCTACAAGTTTTATTTGAATGCGAAAACAGTCAGTGGAGCAGGCCCGGTCATTTCTCAGGAAGCTGTCACCATCATGGATGAAG CTCTGATATCACAGTATGAAGTAGATGTGGGCACAG GAAACACGCAAACCCCTCATCCCATTGCACCGTCTCCTCCACGCCGTCCACCCCACAAGG CTCAGCCTGCGAGTCCTTTTAAGAACATTAGCTCCTCGTTCGGAGAGGACGGCACCCTGATCAGTTGGGAGTACTGGGGCCCAGAGAAAAACGTTTATGTAGAGTACATAGTGAAAAACA GTGAAGGTGAAGAGGAGTGGCAGAAAGAGCTTGTGAACGGCTCTCAGAATGTAATGCTGAAGGGCTTAAAGGGGGGCCTCTCCTATAGGGTGCGTTTGGTGGCCCAAGGTCACCACGACCAGCAGCTCCACCACTCTGAGGAGCTTGTGGTCTCGGTCCCAG ctgtggcgagcagacaggtGGACATCGCCACTCAGGGATGGTTCATCGGCCTCATGTGTGCCATCGCTCTGCTCATCCTGATCCTCCTCATTATCTGCTTCATCCAGAGGAATAAGGGAGGGAAGTATCCCG TCAAAGAGAAGGAAGACGCACACACAGACCCAGAGTTCCAGCCCATGAAAGACGATGACTGTACTTTTGGGGAATACAG